In a single window of the Olivibacter sp. SDN3 genome:
- a CDS encoding sugar kinase — MNINSDSSVAVFGELLLRVSTQTDNFINSDRGISIYAGGSEANVASSLAGMGTKVSYISCIPDNQLTGQALNALEQREIDISKCLFSGDRLGLYFLLSANGLSKGDVVYDRKFSSFSMLRTGMIDWDTLLEGHSWFHWTALTPALNVHLVDVCHEALSVAKKKGLTISVDLNYRNKLWNYGKQPIDVMPDLVSYCDVIMGNIWAANTMLGTPVDTSLDRDTSKTTYLEHATASAEAIFKNFSQCKHIAYTFRFMDAPNHNLFYGTYHTKQANFFSETYETQRVIDRIGSGDAFMGGLIHALTTHKSDQQVVDMATSAGFKKLFVKGDLGDGSY, encoded by the coding sequence ATGAATATCAATTCAGATTCCTCAGTGGCCGTGTTTGGAGAGCTCCTTCTTAGGGTAAGCACCCAAACTGATAATTTTATAAATAGTGACAGGGGCATATCCATTTATGCTGGTGGTTCTGAAGCCAATGTTGCTTCTTCGTTAGCAGGAATGGGCACAAAGGTTTCCTATATAAGCTGTATTCCTGACAATCAACTTACTGGTCAAGCACTGAATGCACTCGAACAACGTGAGATTGATATTAGCAAATGTCTGTTCTCTGGCGATCGTCTGGGGTTATATTTTCTATTATCGGCCAATGGGTTAAGTAAAGGAGATGTTGTTTACGATCGTAAGTTTTCTTCCTTTAGTATGCTCAGAACTGGCATGATCGATTGGGATACGCTATTAGAGGGTCACTCTTGGTTTCATTGGACAGCATTAACTCCAGCGTTAAACGTACATTTAGTTGATGTTTGTCATGAGGCCTTATCGGTCGCAAAAAAAAAGGGTTTAACGATCTCTGTAGATCTAAATTACCGTAATAAATTGTGGAATTATGGTAAGCAACCCATTGATGTAATGCCAGATTTGGTATCTTATTGTGATGTGATTATGGGAAATATATGGGCTGCTAACACCATGTTAGGCACTCCTGTCGATACGTCTTTAGACAGAGATACTTCTAAGACAACCTATCTCGAGCACGCTACTGCTTCTGCAGAAGCAATATTTAAAAATTTCAGTCAGTGTAAACATATTGCATACACTTTCCGTTTTATGGATGCTCCAAACCACAACTTATTTTACGGGACCTACCATACCAAGCAAGCCAATTTCTTTTCCGAAACTTATGAGACCCAACGGGTAATTGATCGTATTGGAAGTGGCGACGCCTTTATGGGTGGTCTTATACACGCCTTGACTACGCACAAAAGCGATCAGCAAGTTGTAGATATGGCCACTTCTGCTGGCTTTAAAAAGCTATTTGTTAAAGGGGATTTAGGCGACGGCAGTTATTAG
- a CDS encoding bifunctional 4-hydroxy-2-oxoglutarate aldolase/2-dehydro-3-deoxy-phosphogluconate aldolase, with protein sequence MKTIQESIEHIKRFPVIPVYYNDDPQTCIAILDACYQGGIRVFEFVNRGTRALANFEQLKSYRDEHLPTLQLGIGTIKQADTAAEYLELGADFIVSPIINPSIASITLQKNILWIPGCMTPTEIHKAEELGAPLVKLFPGSTLGPDFLKAIKPLFRDMLFMPTGGVNPDQLSISKWFDAGVSAVGMGSKLFEPPADAKDYNWLTAKCQEVMRFSPVSSLRGPSA encoded by the coding sequence ATGAAAACCATACAAGAAAGTATTGAGCATATAAAAAGATTCCCGGTTATTCCAGTTTATTATAACGACGATCCTCAAACCTGTATAGCGATTCTGGACGCTTGTTATCAAGGTGGTATTCGTGTGTTTGAATTTGTTAACAGAGGAACTCGAGCGTTGGCAAATTTCGAACAACTTAAAAGTTATCGAGATGAACATTTACCCACTTTACAGCTAGGTATCGGCACGATTAAGCAAGCAGATACAGCGGCTGAATACCTGGAACTAGGTGCAGACTTCATCGTCAGTCCAATTATAAATCCTTCCATAGCATCCATAACACTGCAGAAAAACATCTTATGGATACCGGGCTGCATGACACCTACTGAGATTCATAAAGCGGAAGAACTTGGAGCACCACTAGTAAAACTCTTTCCAGGGAGCACCTTAGGACCCGACTTCTTAAAAGCCATAAAGCCTTTGTTTAGAGATATGCTCTTTATGCCTACTGGAGGCGTTAACCCTGATCAACTTAGTATATCAAAGTGGTTTGACGCAGGGGTTAGTGCCGTCGGAATGGGGTCTAAACTATTTGAGCCTCCCGCAGACGCAAAAGACTACAATTGGCTAACCGCCAAATGTCAGGAAGTTATGCGTTTTTCACCCGTCTCATCTTTACGGGGTCCCAGTGCATAA
- a CDS encoding Gfo/Idh/MocA family protein, which produces MMSKAEKNHSRRKFIKQLGGSAIIAASAPTVLAEAATIEGKNVQLLKRRGKVPANDRINVAAIGLGIMGFGNLDAGLKTDGVELVAGADCYDGHLIRLKELYGAQVKGKRNYEEILDDPSVDAVIISTPDHWHARQAIEAMKKGKAVYCEKPMVKEIEEGEEIVRVHKDTKVAFQVGSQWASSIVIHKAKELFENGAIGQLNFVEVYTDRFDPKGAWQYSIPPDASEITCDWKTFQGGVTDLPFDPVRFFRWRNYQDYGTGMAGDLFVHLFTRLHTITSSVGPNRIYASGGLNYWKDGRDVADLMLGLFDYPETDQHPAFNLSLRVNFIDGSGGGDRMRLVGSEGEMVLNDYSVKVVNKQLPEAPGYGGWDTFDTFPEKIQEQFVKEYNQKYKDVKPRVSPVGELIFEAPRGYDMRVDHLENWFNAIRTNEDTVEGPTFALRTAAPALAANLSLYEKQIMHWDPVKMRRVKNA; this is translated from the coding sequence ATGATGTCTAAGGCAGAGAAAAACCATTCACGGAGGAAATTTATTAAGCAATTAGGTGGATCTGCGATAATAGCCGCCTCTGCTCCAACAGTATTAGCGGAAGCGGCAACTATTGAGGGTAAAAATGTTCAGCTACTAAAACGACGAGGTAAGGTGCCTGCGAATGATCGGATCAATGTTGCGGCAATAGGTTTAGGGATTATGGGTTTTGGAAACCTTGACGCTGGGTTAAAGACTGATGGTGTAGAATTGGTAGCAGGGGCTGATTGTTATGATGGGCATTTGATACGTTTAAAGGAGTTGTATGGTGCGCAAGTGAAGGGTAAGCGAAATTACGAAGAGATTTTAGACGACCCCTCTGTTGACGCGGTGATTATTTCGACGCCCGACCATTGGCATGCTCGACAGGCCATTGAGGCTATGAAAAAAGGTAAGGCAGTTTATTGCGAAAAGCCAATGGTAAAAGAAATCGAAGAGGGAGAGGAAATTGTGAGGGTTCATAAGGATACAAAAGTAGCTTTCCAGGTGGGGAGTCAGTGGGCCAGCTCAATCGTGATACATAAAGCGAAAGAACTGTTTGAAAATGGAGCGATAGGACAATTAAATTTTGTGGAGGTCTATACCGATCGTTTTGACCCAAAAGGAGCATGGCAATATTCTATACCACCTGATGCTTCTGAGATAACTTGCGATTGGAAGACGTTTCAAGGTGGTGTAACCGATCTGCCCTTTGACCCGGTACGTTTTTTCAGATGGCGTAATTATCAAGATTATGGCACCGGCATGGCTGGCGATCTATTTGTTCACCTGTTTACCAGACTACATACCATTACGAGTTCAGTTGGACCTAATAGAATTTATGCTAGCGGAGGCTTAAATTATTGGAAGGACGGAAGAGATGTGGCTGATTTGATGTTGGGCTTGTTTGACTATCCGGAAACCGATCAGCATCCGGCCTTTAACCTCTCGCTAAGAGTGAATTTTATTGATGGTTCCGGTGGGGGCGATCGCATGCGTCTCGTAGGTTCGGAAGGAGAAATGGTGTTAAATGATTATAGTGTTAAAGTGGTAAATAAGCAGCTGCCAGAAGCGCCTGGATACGGTGGATGGGATACGTTCGATACGTTTCCCGAAAAAATACAGGAGCAATTTGTGAAAGAATACAACCAAAAATACAAGGACGTGAAACCTCGGGTATCACCGGTGGGCGAGCTCATATTCGAAGCTCCCCGTGGTTACGATATGCGTGTTGACCATCTGGAGAATTGGTTTAATGCGATACGTACCAATGAAGATACCGTAGAAGGCCCGACGTTTGCATTGAGAACAGCAGCCCCAGCGCTTGCCGCTAATCTCAGTTTATACGAAAAACAAATTATGCACTGGGACCCCGTAAAGATGAGACGGGTGAAAAACGCATAA
- a CDS encoding RagB/SusD family nutrient uptake outer membrane protein, whose amino-acid sequence MESIPHKTVTIAFLLIIAFSGCKKDLLNIENPNTPTEDVFWQSEEDARRGVNSIYAMFYKPGLWARWMYFRLDLTSDEGFSRSPWVELADWTRFQYINYNFGEGNVFTWKDTYKSIFRCNQVLDNVPEIEFADEEEKNRILGQAKFLRAFHYYYAALLWENVPLVLHSSEPDDLPLQNTLTEVWAQVEQDLTEALELLPVTWDDANIGRPTKGAVNAYLARTYMQQHKWQEAKMALDYFFTGEGAGNYSLIANYEDNFTHLNENNSESVFEIQFSDEHKTPEDGDGPAQMMSSHRQQFLAPRSIGWSDGQARYWMVEVFKEENTTAGELDPRLRHTLFYPDLEADFGDRVYGRAWDWDADEAWFRKYARDYYRDNEDYYAQNNFRLVRYADILLMYAEVLNELGNTAEAVVYVDEVRNRVGLPQLMENHGAALASQEAFKERLKTERVLELCGESVRWADLKRWGDLDTEDAVAEVARRDPDFNNFEVGKHIRLPLPQVEVLNNQNLTQNPGY is encoded by the coding sequence ATGGAATCGATACCACATAAAACTGTCACGATAGCTTTTTTGTTAATAATCGCCTTTAGCGGTTGCAAGAAAGATCTGCTAAATATTGAAAACCCAAACACACCTACAGAAGATGTTTTTTGGCAATCGGAGGAAGACGCACGTAGAGGGGTCAACTCCATATATGCGATGTTTTATAAGCCCGGACTCTGGGCTAGATGGATGTATTTTCGTTTAGACCTTACATCCGACGAAGGTTTTAGTAGAAGCCCTTGGGTAGAATTGGCCGATTGGACCCGCTTTCAGTACATCAACTATAATTTTGGCGAAGGAAATGTATTTACTTGGAAGGATACTTATAAGTCCATATTCAGATGCAATCAGGTATTGGATAATGTGCCGGAAATCGAATTTGCAGATGAAGAGGAAAAAAATAGGATCCTAGGGCAAGCGAAATTCCTGCGCGCCTTTCATTATTATTACGCAGCCTTACTTTGGGAAAATGTGCCACTGGTATTACATTCGTCTGAACCGGACGACCTACCGCTTCAAAATACGCTTACCGAGGTATGGGCGCAGGTAGAACAGGATTTGACGGAGGCGCTGGAATTATTACCGGTAACCTGGGATGATGCCAATATTGGAAGGCCCACGAAGGGTGCGGTAAACGCTTATCTCGCCAGAACGTATATGCAGCAGCACAAATGGCAGGAAGCAAAAATGGCCTTAGACTATTTCTTCACCGGGGAGGGCGCGGGGAATTATAGTTTGATCGCCAATTATGAAGATAACTTTACACATTTAAATGAGAATAACAGCGAATCGGTATTTGAAATTCAATTCTCTGATGAGCATAAGACGCCGGAAGATGGCGATGGCCCCGCACAGATGATGAGTAGCCACCGGCAACAATTTTTAGCGCCGAGAAGTATTGGATGGTCTGATGGTCAAGCAAGATATTGGATGGTAGAGGTATTTAAAGAGGAGAACACCACTGCTGGTGAGCTTGACCCGAGGCTGCGCCATACCTTGTTTTATCCCGACTTGGAAGCTGATTTTGGTGATCGAGTATATGGTAGAGCGTGGGACTGGGATGCAGACGAGGCGTGGTTTAGAAAATATGCCCGTGATTATTACCGGGATAATGAGGATTATTATGCACAGAATAATTTTCGCCTGGTGCGCTATGCCGATATCTTGTTAATGTATGCAGAAGTATTGAATGAGCTGGGTAATACAGCTGAGGCAGTGGTTTATGTTGATGAGGTGCGAAATAGAGTGGGTTTACCGCAATTAATGGAAAACCATGGTGCGGCATTGGCCAGCCAGGAAGCATTTAAGGAGCGGTTGAAAACGGAACGTGTGTTGGAATTATGCGGAGAAAGTGTACGTTGGGCAGACCTCAAAAGGTGGGGCGATTTAGATACGGAAGATGCGGTGGCAGAGGTAGCTAGACGGGATCCAGACTTCAATAACTTCGAAGTAGGTAAGCACATCCGTCTTCCATTGCCACAAGTGGAAGTGTTGAATAACCAAAATTTAACCCAGAACCCAGGGTACTAA
- a CDS encoding TonB-dependent receptor: MMHARIVAKQAFMLLGILLLGLLMSFSVNIASAQDLVSGIVKDEQGAVIPAVSVKLKNTSTAVSTDENGRYEINIADTSAILVFSYVSYATQEVPVKGQSVINVTLRPEENALDEVVVVGYGTQQKRDLTGAVSVVNTSELTKRQTTTMGEALQGLASGVNVRSSGSPGSEAKVEIRGLKNFSGTNPLYVIDGMISTANRDFNPNDIESVQVLKDASAAAIYGSRAANGVIIITTKKGAKGPMKVEFSGTSSVQTTPRYKLARTEEFARLNFTAYDNAGENRQELDLSQETDWQNAAFQTGNMQDYNMMFSGGGESGSYLVSGNYFGNKGAVISTDFDRISFRVNTQGTKGIFSIGENLAISNARSDEMSGNPYADVVRLLPTIPIYDANNPGGYGYGHERRGRTFGSNPVALADLDDSYNENLRIRGNVWSELKPVSFLTYRFNLGYETSSDHYAHLRKEGNWSLNQDFQPSIADEYRGRFQSTLIENTLTFNKEFGKHSINAVVGQTYQRDLYAQISGMKRNLVPDGRGGYYSELDQGNEPQTGGFREEAIILSYLARVEYNYDNRFLVNGVVRRDGSSRLGRDNQWGNFPSLSGAWRLSNEKFFDVSWIDDLKVRASYGELGNSNIGYWDYLSVINTFSTIAMGRDQLISPGAIKVALVNPNLRWETLIQKNFGMDASLLNNKLTLTAEYFISDTKDVLTAMPIALTTGHDGDPPIANAANLKNTGVELSLGYNESSKVFNYYVNANITTLRNKVTALGYGRNNIFVGNTVTQIGQPAGMWFVLETDGLFQSEEEVNNYTNEAGRVIQPSAQPGDIRYKDNNGDGQITNDDKVVVGSPWSDVELGLNMGASYKDFALTMNWFGAFGATVYNGYHSVVDRFDDNSNYRAGIQPWTPENPNTDVPRMYYGSTLNARGDTDRWLENGSFLRLKYISLSYTLPVDLIKKIGFERGQVTLSGQNLLTFTKYQGLDPEFNNPSIYERGFDNFSFPNLKTYSLGLQFGF, translated from the coding sequence ATGATGCATGCACGAATCGTAGCAAAACAAGCTTTCATGCTTTTAGGTATACTGCTTTTGGGGCTTTTAATGTCTTTTTCTGTAAACATAGCGTCTGCACAAGACCTTGTTTCTGGAATTGTTAAGGATGAACAGGGAGCTGTCATTCCAGCAGTAAGCGTAAAGCTTAAGAATACTTCTACGGCAGTCTCCACAGATGAAAATGGAAGGTATGAAATAAACATCGCGGATACGTCGGCCATTTTGGTTTTTTCTTACGTAAGTTACGCTACACAGGAAGTTCCTGTAAAGGGGCAGTCTGTGATTAACGTTACTTTACGACCAGAAGAAAATGCGTTGGACGAAGTCGTTGTAGTGGGGTATGGCACACAGCAAAAACGGGATCTGACCGGAGCTGTTTCTGTGGTGAATACTTCTGAATTAACAAAAAGACAAACGACAACCATGGGTGAGGCATTGCAGGGTTTAGCTTCCGGTGTGAACGTCAGGAGCAGTGGCAGTCCGGGGTCAGAAGCTAAAGTAGAGATCAGAGGGTTGAAAAATTTTAGTGGTACCAATCCCTTATACGTAATTGACGGGATGATCAGTACAGCTAATCGTGATTTTAATCCCAATGATATAGAATCCGTTCAAGTACTCAAAGATGCGTCCGCGGCTGCCATATATGGGTCACGGGCAGCAAATGGCGTTATCATCATTACAACAAAGAAAGGAGCTAAGGGACCGATGAAAGTAGAGTTCTCCGGGACGAGTAGCGTGCAAACCACCCCGCGGTATAAGTTAGCACGAACAGAAGAATTTGCCCGACTTAACTTTACGGCTTATGATAATGCGGGAGAGAATCGACAAGAGCTGGACCTTAGCCAGGAAACGGATTGGCAAAATGCAGCTTTTCAGACAGGTAATATGCAGGACTATAATATGATGTTCTCTGGAGGAGGTGAAAGTGGAAGTTATCTCGTATCCGGCAACTACTTTGGCAATAAAGGCGCCGTAATCAGTACAGATTTTGATCGTATTAGTTTCAGGGTGAATACTCAAGGTACGAAAGGTATTTTCAGTATCGGAGAAAATCTTGCCATTAGCAATGCTAGAAGCGATGAAATGTCTGGAAACCCTTATGCAGACGTGGTGCGCTTATTACCAACTATTCCTATATATGACGCCAATAACCCGGGCGGCTACGGCTATGGTCATGAACGCAGGGGACGTACTTTTGGTAGCAATCCTGTAGCTTTAGCTGATCTGGACGATAGTTATAACGAGAATTTGCGGATACGGGGCAACGTCTGGTCGGAATTAAAACCGGTTTCGTTCCTCACTTACCGTTTTAATTTGGGATATGAAACCAGTAGTGACCATTATGCACACCTGCGTAAAGAAGGCAATTGGTCGCTCAACCAGGATTTTCAACCGTCTATCGCCGACGAATATCGGGGGCGGTTTCAGTCGACTTTGATTGAGAATACGCTCACCTTTAATAAAGAGTTTGGTAAGCACAGCATAAATGCAGTAGTAGGGCAGACTTATCAAAGAGATCTTTATGCGCAGATTTCGGGGATGAAAAGAAATCTCGTTCCCGACGGAAGGGGAGGTTATTACAGTGAACTTGATCAAGGAAATGAACCACAGACAGGCGGTTTTAGGGAAGAGGCAATCATTCTTTCTTATTTGGCTCGTGTAGAGTATAATTATGATAATCGTTTTCTGGTGAATGGTGTGGTGCGCAGAGATGGAAGTTCGAGGCTAGGACGGGATAATCAATGGGGGAATTTTCCCTCTCTTTCGGGAGCTTGGCGTTTAAGCAACGAGAAGTTTTTTGATGTGTCTTGGATAGATGATTTAAAAGTGCGGGCAAGTTACGGTGAACTGGGAAATAGTAATATAGGTTATTGGGATTATCTATCGGTTATTAACACCTTTTCTACTATTGCCATGGGACGCGACCAGCTGATTTCGCCTGGTGCGATTAAGGTCGCACTGGTAAACCCAAACCTGCGTTGGGAAACCTTGATCCAGAAGAATTTTGGGATGGATGCCAGTCTTTTGAATAACAAACTTACCCTCACCGCCGAGTATTTTATTTCAGACACAAAAGATGTGTTAACGGCTATGCCTATTGCGCTCACGACAGGGCATGATGGAGATCCGCCCATTGCCAATGCGGCAAATTTGAAAAACACCGGAGTGGAGCTTTCTTTGGGATATAATGAGAGCAGCAAGGTGTTTAATTACTACGTAAATGCCAACATTACGACCTTGAGAAATAAAGTAACCGCGTTGGGTTACGGCAGGAATAATATTTTCGTAGGTAATACGGTGACCCAAATCGGACAGCCTGCCGGAATGTGGTTTGTACTGGAAACAGATGGCCTTTTTCAGTCGGAAGAAGAAGTTAATAATTATACCAATGAGGCCGGTCGAGTAATTCAACCCAGTGCGCAACCCGGAGATATCCGGTATAAAGATAATAACGGTGACGGACAGATCACCAACGATGATAAGGTAGTAGTGGGCTCTCCTTGGTCGGATGTAGAACTTGGATTGAACATGGGCGCTTCTTATAAGGATTTTGCGTTAACGATGAATTGGTTTGGAGCTTTTGGTGCCACCGTATATAACGGTTATCATAGTGTGGTGGATCGTTTTGATGATAATTCCAATTATCGTGCAGGTATTCAGCCTTGGACACCTGAAAATCCAAACACCGATGTTCCGAGAATGTATTACGGGTCTACGTTGAATGCTCGTGGAGATACCGATAGATGGCTGGAGAACGGGAGCTTTCTGCGGTTAAAATACATCAGTCTGTCATATACCCTGCCAGTCGACCTGATAAAAAAAATAGGTTTTGAACGAGGACAGGTTACTTTATCAGGACAAAACCTCCTGACGTTTACGAAATATCAAGGTTTGGATCCTGAGTTCAATAACCCTAGTATCTACGAACGGGGCTTTGATAATTTTAGTTTTCCGAACTTAAAAACCTATTCTTTGGGCTTGCAGTTTGGCTTTTAA
- a CDS encoding RagB/SusD family nutrient uptake outer membrane protein yields MKVNILYMVLFAFCLLFPTACKKDFLDKEPDEDMTLDQVFAERQYAERWLTSAYFNLPEEISFNDWWGRNPFVGAADEMEITWTYPFAHQMTAGAWNPTNVEENIWRFNWEGIRKASIFLDNIHLTPMAEADKNIWIGEATFLRAFFHFWQMRAHGPIPIVDKAYTAEDDYSEIRRMPIEQCVAFVAAQCDAAAALLPATLTSDKYGRPTKAAALALKARALLYMASPLWNGNTDYSDFLGTDGERLFPTYDASRWQVAADAAKACIDEANAVGAQLYRAANGDPVRSYQELFLNRFNSEVLFARLQANWDHQERATSPNGMGGWSGYCPSQELIDAYQMDDGSTPISGYNGEGQPIIDPSSGYQETGYATQAHPNGYHPDGIRNMYVGREPRFYASINYSGANWRGRRIEFWNTGIDGRAKGGPDYTATGYLMKKFSDETVNIPQGRFTHKTWIYFRLGEQYLNYAEALNEAQGPVQDVYDHVNAIRNRAGLPDLESGLSQDQMREHIRHERRIELAFETHRYFDTRRWKIAEATDNKNFYRLNIGEGTNLQDDIFYERVFLKRRVFDRNRHYLWPIPQTEINRTPTIVQNPNW; encoded by the coding sequence ATGAAAGTCAATATATTATATATGGTGTTGTTCGCCTTTTGCTTGCTTTTTCCTACCGCTTGCAAAAAAGATTTTCTGGATAAGGAACCAGATGAAGACATGACGCTAGATCAGGTATTTGCCGAACGTCAATATGCCGAGCGATGGTTGACATCTGCTTACTTTAATCTTCCCGAAGAAATCAGTTTTAACGATTGGTGGGGGAGAAATCCATTCGTTGGCGCAGCCGATGAGATGGAAATTACATGGACCTACCCTTTTGCCCATCAGATGACTGCAGGCGCATGGAATCCCACTAATGTTGAAGAAAATATATGGCGCTTCAATTGGGAGGGTATTCGGAAGGCATCTATTTTTTTGGATAATATCCATTTAACACCAATGGCGGAAGCTGATAAGAATATATGGATAGGAGAGGCAACCTTTTTAAGAGCATTTTTTCACTTTTGGCAGATGCGCGCGCATGGCCCGATACCTATAGTAGATAAGGCGTATACTGCTGAAGACGATTATTCCGAGATTCGAAGAATGCCAATAGAGCAATGCGTTGCTTTCGTCGCTGCACAATGTGATGCTGCCGCAGCCTTATTGCCGGCAACGCTTACTTCTGATAAATATGGACGACCAACAAAAGCGGCTGCGCTTGCACTTAAAGCAAGAGCATTATTGTATATGGCGAGCCCTTTATGGAATGGCAATACTGATTATTCAGATTTTCTGGGAACCGATGGAGAACGGCTCTTTCCAACATATGACGCTTCGCGATGGCAAGTCGCTGCAGATGCAGCAAAGGCTTGTATTGATGAGGCAAACGCGGTTGGTGCACAGCTTTATAGAGCAGCTAATGGCGATCCGGTACGTTCTTATCAGGAACTGTTTCTGAATCGCTTTAATTCCGAAGTGCTTTTTGCCAGATTACAGGCCAATTGGGATCATCAGGAACGTGCAACTAGTCCAAATGGGATGGGCGGATGGTCTGGTTATTGTCCTAGCCAGGAATTGATAGATGCCTATCAAATGGACGACGGCTCTACACCGATTTCCGGTTATAACGGAGAAGGTCAGCCAATCATTGATCCATCATCAGGGTATCAGGAAACGGGTTATGCAACGCAGGCTCACCCAAACGGTTATCATCCCGATGGTATAAGAAATATGTATGTGGGTAGAGAACCGCGCTTTTATGCTAGTATTAATTACAGTGGTGCCAATTGGCGAGGTCGTAGAATAGAGTTTTGGAATACAGGAATAGATGGCCGCGCAAAGGGAGGTCCGGATTATACTGCTACAGGATACTTAATGAAAAAATTCTCTGATGAAACAGTAAATATTCCACAAGGACGCTTTACTCATAAGACGTGGATTTATTTCCGATTGGGCGAACAATACCTCAATTATGCCGAAGCGTTAAACGAAGCACAAGGACCTGTACAGGATGTGTATGATCATGTGAACGCTATACGTAACCGAGCTGGGCTTCCTGATTTAGAAAGTGGTTTAAGTCAAGATCAAATGCGGGAGCACATTCGACATGAAAGAAGAATTGAGCTAGCTTTTGAAACGCATCGTTACTTTGACACAAGAAGATGGAAAATTGCTGAGGCCACCGATAATAAAAATTTCTATAGGCTGAATATCGGTGAGGGTACAAATTTACAGGATGATATTTTCTACGAGCGTGTATTTTTGAAGAGAAGGGTTTTTGATCGAAATCGTCATTATTTGTGGCCGATACCCCAAACCGAAATTAACAGAACGCCTACCATTGTGCAAAACCCAAATTGGTAG